In Macadamia integrifolia cultivar HAES 741 chromosome 12, SCU_Mint_v3, whole genome shotgun sequence, the following are encoded in one genomic region:
- the LOC122056904 gene encoding CASP-like protein 1E1: MENNGEQEMKKVVQLRMLALVTTLIAFILTSVSNETQLILVTVQPNLPPFDVPATAKWQYISAFIYLLIANVVACAYAVSSLVLTMLKLAGMDVTILALDLVVAVLLFSGNGAAAAIGVVGYKGNGHLRWEKVCNVFMKFCRFNTASIAVSIIGALIFLMLAVFRALLLHKRTL, from the exons ATGGAGAATAATGGAGAGCAGGAGATGAAGAAGGTTGTGCAGCTTAGGATGCTGGCCTTAGTCACCACCCTCATAGCTTTTATCCTCACCAGTGTTTCTAATGAGACTCAGCTCATCCTTGTCACTGTCCAACCCAACCTTCCTCCCTTTGATGTTCCTGCTACTGCTAAGTGGCAATACATCTCTGCTTTCAT ATATTTATTAATAGCAAATGTAGTAGCTTGTGCTTACGCAGTGTCTTCTCTGGTGCTGACGATGCTGAAGCTGGCGGGGATGGATGTGACTATCCTTGCCCTTGATCTGGTTGTGGCAGTGCTTCTCTTCTCCGGCAACGGAGCAGCTGCCGCCATTGGTGTTGTGGGATACAAAGGGAATGGGCATCTGAGGTGGGAGAAGGTCTGTAATGTGTTCATGAAGTTCTGTCGCTTCAACACAGCCTCCATTGCTGTTTCTATTATTGGAGCCCTCATCTTTCTTATGCTAGCAGTGTTCAGGGCTTTGCTTCTCCACAAGAGGACTCTCTAG
- the LOC122057191 gene encoding divinyl chlorophyllide a 8-vinyl-reductase, chloroplastic codes for MSICFCSNSFTLRLTQLQCFKRYYPSQIPITQIQFNLNPFNPSSVLPLKSSEPAKISTSRGRCSITASTTSTVEAETSPSTFRDKNPRDINVLVVGSTGYIGKFVVKELVNRGFNVIAVARERNGNRGKNSKEETLEQLKGANVQFSDVTHLGSLESCLESLGSSIDVVVSCLASRSGGVKDSWKIDYEATNNSLVAGRRRGASHFVLLSAICVQKPLLEFQRAKLKFEAELMGEAEEDENFTYSIVRPTAFFKSLGGQVELVKEGKPYVMFGDGKLCACKPISEKDLAKFIADCVLSKDKINQVLPIGGPGKALTPLEQGEMLFRLVGKEPKFLKVPIGIMDFAIGVLDFLVKIFPSMEDAAEFGKIGRYYAAESMLVLDPETEEYNAEKTPSYGKDTLEDFFEKVIREGMAGQELGEQTIF; via the coding sequence ATGTCAATTTGTTTCTGCAGCAATAGCTTCACACTTCGTTTAACACAGTTGCAATGCTTCAAAAGATACTATCCTTCTCAGATACCCATCacccaaattcaattcaatctcAACCCTTTTAATCCTTCCTCAGTTTTGCCTCTGAAATCCTCAGAACCTGCTAAGATTAGCACTAGCAGAGGGCGGTGCTCTATAACGGCTTCAACTACCTCAACTGTTGAGGCTGAAACTTCCCCGTCAACGTTCCGGGACAAAAACCCAAGGGACATCAATGttctggttgtgggttcgactGGTTACATAGGGAAATTCGTGGTTAAGGAGTTGGTGAATAGAGGTTTCAACGTCATCGCCGTTGCCAGAGAGAGGAACGGAAATAGAGGTAAGAACAGCAAGGAAGAGACATTAGAACAGTTAAAAGGGGCAAATGTACAGTTCTCTGACGTTACCCATCTGGGTTCTCTGGAGAGTTGTCTTGAGAGCTTAGGATCTTCAATTGATGTTGTGGTGTCTTGCCTCGCTAGCCGTAGTGGTGGGGTTAAGGACTCATGGAAGATTGATTACGAGGCCACAAATAATAGTCTTGTGGCTGGTAGAAGACGAGGAGCTTCCCATTTCGTTCTCCTCTCGGCAATTTGCGTCCAAAAGCCGCTACTTGAATTCCAGCGAGCGAAGTTGAAATTTGAGGCTGAATTGATGGGAGAAGCTgaggaagatgagaatttcaccTACAGTATTGTGAGGCCAACCGCATTCTTCAAGAGCTTGGGTGGACAGGTCGAATTGGTTAAAGAAGGGAAGCCTTATGTGATGTTTGGGGACGGGAAGCTATGTGCATGTAAGCCAATCAGTGAGAAGGATTTAGCTAAGTTTATTGCAGACTGCGTTTTGAGCAAAGATAAGATTAACCAGGTTCTCCCAATTGGGGGGCCTGGGAAGGCATTGACACCACTGGAGCAGGGGGAGATGTTGTTTAGGCTAGTGGGAAAGGAACCCAAGTTCTTAAAAGTTCCGATTGGGATAATGGATTTTGCAATAGGGGTTCTTGATTTTCTTGTGAAGATCTTCCCTTCAATGGAAGATGCGGCAGAGTTTGGGAAAATTGGGAGGTACTATGCTGCTGAGAGTATGTTGGTTTTGGATCCGGAGACCGAGGAGTACAATGCAGAGAAAACTCCAAGCTATGGGAAGGACACATTGGAAGATTTCTTTGAGAAGGTCATCAGGGAAGGAATGGCTGGTCAAGAATTGGGGGAGCAAACAATTTTCTGA
- the LOC122057165 gene encoding uncharacterized protein LOC122057165 produces MEEEEAITELFLTIMGDYRDSVIPPLSYFSPLPQTITTSTATARGGSRDRKAQLPKDQSYTKVAELFKDLQTIVPTLQLKPTSTQERVVSETIHYIAELEQKLMKLEAKRKASVAAMVEQSCTHQNFSVEVRVSGDIAFFVIESVMQKGFAVKTLMVLEKHQAEVLAANINANEHKITLTITALVKKRDGDEVQRIRTDLLLLLS; encoded by the exons atggaagaagaggaagccaTCACTGAATTGTTTCTGACTATCATGGGGGACTACAGAGACTCTGTAATTCCTCCCTTGTCATACTTCTCCCCTTTGCCTCAAACCATCACCACCTCCACTGCCACTGCCCGCGGCGGAAGCAGAGACAGAAAAGCCCAGTTGCCAAAAGATCAATCATACACAAAGGTAGCTGAGCtctttaaagatcttcaaaccATAGTTCCCACCCTGCAACTTAAG CCTACCAGCACCCAAGAAAGGGTAGTGAGTGAGACAATCCATTACATTGCAGAACTAGAGCAGAAGCTTATGAAGTTGGAAGCAAAAAGAAAGGCTTCAGTGGCAGCAATGGTGGAACAGTCATGTACCCACCAGAATTTTTCAGTGGAGGTGAGGGTTTCAGGAGACATTGCCTTCTTTGTTATAGAGTCAGTGATGCAGAAGGGTTTTGCAGTGAAGACATTAATGGTGTTGGAGAAGCACCAGGCAGAGGTACTGGCAGCCAACATTAATGCTAATGAGCATAAGATAACGTTAACCATCACAGCACTTGTCAAGAAGAGAGATGGGGATGAGGTCCAGAGGATCAGAACGGACCTTTTGCTTCTTCTCTCTTGA